A region of the Stieleria neptunia genome:
AAGACACCCATGATGGAAACGATCGCCCCTCTGCTCGCGTTCACGCCGATTTTGGTGGTGGCGGTTTTGCTGGTCGCGTTGCGGATGCCGGCGTCCCGGGCGATGCCGATCGCGTACGTCAGTGTGGTGGTGTTGGCCTACTTTGTTTGGAAACTGGACACGGCAACGATCGCGGCGGCATCGGTCAATGGGCTGGTCGTCACGGCTCAGTTGTTGTTCATCATCTTCGGGGCGATCCTGCTGCTCAACACGCTCAGCGAAAGCGGCGCGTTGGCGGTGATCCGGAGAGGCTTCACCGACATCACGCCGGATCGTCGCGTTCAGGTCATTTTGATTGCTTGGCTGTTCGGATCGTTCATCGAGGGCAGTGCCGGATTCGGGACTCCCGCGGCCGTTTGCGTGCCGTTGTTGGTCGGGCTGGGGTTTCCCGCCAAGTCGGCGGTGGTCAGCGGTATGTTGATCCAGTGCACGCCGGTTTCGTTTGGGGCGGTGGGAACGCCGATCTTAATCGGGGTCAAAAATGGGCTCAGCGGCAGCGACACCGTCGTCGCCTATGCCCGGGATCAACTCGGTGCCGGCGGCGACATCTGGTCGACGCTGCTGCCGTTGGTCGGTGGCCGGGTTGCGTTTGTCCACATGATCTGCGGGCTGCTGATTCCGCTGCTGGTCGTTGCGGTGATGACACGTTTCTTTGGAGTCAACCGCTCCTGGCGCGAAGGGTTGCGGATCTGGCCGTTCGCGTTGTTCGCGTCGCTGTCGATGACGATTCCGTCGACGATCATCGCCAACACGCTGGGCCCCGAGTTCCCGTCGCTGATCGGCGCGCTGGTCGGATTGTCGTTGACGGTTCCGCTGGCGCGGCGTGGTTGGCTGTTGCCTTCCGAACCGGCCTGGCAGTTTGCCGATGCGTCGGACTGGCCGGCCGATTGGAACGGCAACGTGGACATCCGCCTGAAGGACGCCGGTCACCGCTTGTCGATCGTGCGATCGTGGGCGCCGTATTTGATGATCGCCGTGCTGTTGGTTTTGACGCGGTTGCCCTCGCTTGAACTCGGCCAGTGGCTCAAGTCGATCACGATTCCGAGCGACGCCGCTTTGACGGAAAATCTGTTCGGGTCCGCCATCAGCGTCAAACCGGTTGCGCCGCTGTATCTGCCGGGCGCACTGTTTGTGCTGGTTTGTCTGTTGACGATTCCGTTGCACCGGATGTCCAAGCGGGCGGTCCTCGAAGCGACCACGCGATCGATGCGAATGGTCGTGTCGGCGTCGCTGGCGTTGTTGTTCGCCGTGCCGATGGTTCAACTGTTCATCAACAGCACGGGCGGCGAAGCGGGGTATGATTCGATGCCCAAAGTCCTCGCCGGCGGAGTCTCCTCGTTGGTCGGTGGTGGCTGGCCGTTGTTGTCACCGTTGGTGGGTGGACTGGGCGCGTTCGTCGCCGGCAGCAACACGATCAGCAACATGATGTTTTCCCTGTTCCAATTTCAAGTCGGCCAAAACATCGGTGCCGATCCGATTTGGATCGTCGCGTTGCAAGCGGTCGGCGGA
Encoded here:
- a CDS encoding L-lactate permease, which translates into the protein MMETIAPLLAFTPILVVAVLLVALRMPASRAMPIAYVSVVVLAYFVWKLDTATIAAASVNGLVVTAQLLFIIFGAILLLNTLSESGALAVIRRGFTDITPDRRVQVILIAWLFGSFIEGSAGFGTPAAVCVPLLVGLGFPAKSAVVSGMLIQCTPVSFGAVGTPILIGVKNGLSGSDTVVAYARDQLGAGGDIWSTLLPLVGGRVAFVHMICGLLIPLLVVAVMTRFFGVNRSWREGLRIWPFALFASLSMTIPSTIIANTLGPEFPSLIGALVGLSLTVPLARRGWLLPSEPAWQFADASDWPADWNGNVDIRLKDAGHRLSIVRSWAPYLMIAVLLVLTRLPSLELGQWLKSITIPSDAALTENLFGSAISVKPVAPLYLPGALFVLVCLLTIPLHRMSKRAVLEATTRSMRMVVSASLALLFAVPMVQLFINSTGGEAGYDSMPKVLAGGVSSLVGGGWPLLSPLVGGLGAFVAGSNTISNMMFSLFQFQVGQNIGADPIWIVALQAVGGAAGNTICVHNVVAACAVVGLVGREGDIIRITAMVFLYYVVVAGVIGMIVA